The window GCCGATGCGATCCGGACGAAGTATCTGAAGGATCCAGGCCCGCTCTTGCGCACCTGATAGGAGCAAAAGGTGAAGGATCCGGCGCGTCGATTGCTCGTTGCATGCGTGTTTGTCCTCGCCGGCGCGCGCGTCGCCCAATCCGCCGATTTGGCAAAGGGCGAAGTCCTGTTCCAGAAGTGTCATGCCTGTCACGCCACCAAACAGGAGGGGACAACGCTTGGACCGTCGCTCGCGGGACTCTTCGGCCGCGCGGCAGGGAGCCAGGAGCAGTTTCGTTTCTCGCCTGCCATGCGCCGCAGTCATCTGGTCTGGGATGATGCAACACTGGATCGGTTCCTGGCTGAACCTCAGATGCTTGTGCCCGGCAACCGCATGCCATTTGCAGGTATGCCCGAGAAGAACGACCGCGACGATCTGATCGCCTACCTGCGCAAGGCAACAACCGAACAGTGACATCGCCTTAGCGCCTTTCGTCGCCACGCCGAACGCCTGTTCGATCGGCGTGCGAATGCGCTGGTTGTCGAAAACAGCGCGTTCGTTTTTCCCGCGCAGAGCGCGCCCGCGTCGACGATCTCGGACTTGCCCCGCGCTACCGGGCAGTCCGCTTCGATGAATCTCCGCCCGGCATCAATGAACGCTGGAGCCGTCGCGAGGCCAACGATCGACGCTCGTTTTTGAAGAGGCTTTCCGACAATGCGCAAAACGCACGCACAGTGACGCCCGCAATTCGTGCAGCTCAACCGCGATTTGTGCATCGCATTCAATTGACGCGGTGCACAGATTTGGTAACGTTTCATCAGCATCGAGATGAAATGTCGCGCGGTCAGAGACACGCCTGTTGATGAATCGTCTGCAGAAAAACAACAAAATACCAAGTTTAAAAATGCTTTTTGTGGCGATTGTCTTTGTTGTCTCTGCTGAGCTGAAGGTAATTATTCCCTTTAATTGCCGGAATCTAGCCTGAATTCGTGAAAACGAAAAGGAATCGGGGCTATGTATTCGCATGATGTGGTCGTAAATGCGGTAAATCCTGCAATAATCGAGAATGTAGTAAGTATAGATGCTTCGTCGCAATTCACGCGCGGCGCATCTTGCGTTGCAGCATCGCAGCACATGTTCGATCGCATTTGGAACATGTTCATTCAGATTATCAAGTGCGACGTGCTGTCGGACGGTGACGCCGTCGTCGTCACCGAAGCTGATATCAGGGAGACCTATGGCGGGTGGTCCTCGATCCATCCGACCTCCGGCGCAGATGGCGGAGCGGGCGCAGCCAAAGATCGCTCTTTCGATCCGCGCGACCTGAGAACGCTCCGCGTCACGCTGATGCGGCAACTCCTGATCAACGCATCGTTGCAGGCTTGCCTCAACCGCCAGCGCCGCGGTGTGTCCATTGTCGATCGGACCGATTGGCGGCCTTCTCGCGGCGAGAGCGGGCCTCTGCGCATGGAGCTCGGCCTGCATTGCCAGGAGACGGAGTTTCTGCGCGCCAGGGTCGTCAAGGGCCTGCGCGGCTTGGTGCAGGTGCTTGAGGACGACCTGTCGGATCACGCAGTCAGCGAAGCGCTCAAAGCCTTGTGGGATGCAATCTGGTCCGACGAGGACGTCGACCTCGTTGCAACCCAGTTGCTCTATGCGGACAGCATGTACGCGGCGCTGCCGCAAGCACTGAGCGAGGCGAGCAGTCTGCTCGCCGGGCAAGGTCTCGATCCCGCGGATCTGGAGACCTGTCTCAGGCCCTACACCTGGCTCTACGGCGATCGCGACGGGCGCCCGCATGACACCGATGCGCACACTGAAAGACTGATTATCGCGCTCGAAAAGGGCATTCGCGCCAATTACCGGCGCGACCTCGCCGAGATCGCCAAAGGCCATCCAGCTTCGAAGTTTTTTCAAGCGCTCGCGGAAAGGCTCGATCCCGGTCACCCCGAAAGCTTCACGACGCCCGTGCAGATTCTGGCGGAGCTGGAGGCGAGCGACTGGCGCACCGATGAACGCGTTCGTGCGCTGGCGCTGCGTATCGGCGTCTTCGGTTTCCACTACCTCAAGATCGAATTCCGTCAGAACGCAGCCATGTTCACCGAGGTGGTGGACAGCATCCTTCCGTCCGGCCTGATCGCCGGGACGCTCGGCTCCGGCCGTCCTTCCTCTTATGCCGAGCTTTCGACGGCCGACAGGGTCGAGCTTCTCACCCGGCTGCACGGGTGCAACGGCCAGCGCCAGGACCTGCGCCAGGACCTGCCCCAAAATCTGCCCGAGCAGCTCTGGCGGCGTTTCTGGGACGACAACAGCCAGGCCTTTTACGATAAGGCAGCCCACTATCAGGGCAGGGACTACATCGACATCTACAATGTCGATCGCGCGCACATTCGCATCCTCAACGCCGTCAATACGCTGAACACCCTCAAGCTGCTGAAGACCTACAGCGATCGGATCACGATCCACGGTATCGCGGAAGCGGCCAACATCGACGAGCCCTTGGCGCTGCTGTTCCTGCTGGCCGCCGCCGGCCACCGCAACGGTGTCGACATCGCGCTGCAGCCCGAGGATCTCGCGGGCGCAGAATCCATGCTGCAACAGGTCGAGGATCTCTACACCAATCCGGTCTATCTGGAGCATCTGGAGCTGCGCGGCCGCCGGCAATTCATCACCTTCGGACCTAGCGACACCGGCAAGCAGGGCGGCAAGGCGATGCATATTGCGAATATGCAGATCGCCAAACTGCATCGGGCCATCGCCCGCCGCTTCCGTATCGAGCTCGTACCCAGCATTGTGATCGGATACGAGCATGCGCGTTCGAACGGGCCGATTGCCGAGAACCTCGAGGCTTTTGACGCATTCGCCGGCAATGACGTACGCTACATGCTCTCCGGCATCCTGGAGATGCGCAGTCATCTCCTGACGCCCCTGATGGCGCACCAGTGTCTGCGGGATCTGCTCCTGGCGAACGCGATGCGTCGGTCGCCGCTCAGTCTCGCAAAGCCGTCCCGCGGCAACGACCTGAACGGCGCTTCGCGGGTCGACTGGATCGCGATCGTCCGGCTCTACAAGCAGAGATTCTTCGAGCACCCGGTGCTGCCGGCGCTGCTGCGCGGTATGGCGCGTTTCGACATCGTTCGCGCCAACAGCAAGAGCACCCGCCCTCCGTCCCGCGCCTTCGACGTGCAGGAGCTGGAATCGCGGCCGGATGCCATCCGCGCGATCCCCTGGACGCGGGCACTGATGCTGAGTGGCGTGCATCACGAGTTGATCGGCGCGAGTCTGCTGGCGACGCGGGACGTGGGCGATCTGCGGGATCTGTACAGAGCAGATGCAAGTTTCCGCGGCTATGTCAAAAACATGGCTTACGCGGCCGCGCGCACCCGCATGGAGCTCGCCTGGCGGACCTTGACCGGTGCGGTTCCCGAACGGCGCGACGTGATGGCGCTGGCAGGCGGCATCAGGCCGAGCGACATCACGGATCCGCGTCAGCTCCTGGCGTCGATTCACGTCGAATACGTCCAGGCCAAACGTCTTGTCTACAAGGCTCAGTATGGCGTCGACCCCGTCAGTCCCGAAGACCTCACAGCCGAGCAGCTGCTGAGTGCGTGGCCTTTGCTCGCCCAGGAAGTCGCGTGGAAAGAGCGCGAGATCGATCGCTACGTCTCGCTTCTTGTGGCCACCAGGCACGAGGCCGAGCTGTTCAGCAAGGCTGCGATCCAGGACATCTATTCCGGCTTCATCCTCTCCGCCAACACCGATCTCTTGTTTTACGCGGCGGAAGAACCAGACGTGCCTCGGCGCGAAAGCAACGATCACGAACTCGAACACGGCTATGGCCGACGTCACCATTCCCTTCGTACGGCGGTTTGATCGGACGGTTATTGCGAAAAGCAGGAGACACGCATGAGTGACGTGATCATCGTTGGTGGCGGAATCGGCGGCCTTTCCCTCGCCTTGACTCTCGAGAAGGCGGGTATCGGTTCGACGATCTACGAGGCGACGCCGGCCATTCAGCAGGTCGGTGTCGGTATCAATGTGTTGCCTTACGCCATGCGCGTGCTGGCGAACCTCGGACTTGAAAAGGAA is drawn from Bradyrhizobium prioriisuperbiae and contains these coding sequences:
- a CDS encoding c-type cytochrome; translated protein: MKDPARRLLVACVFVLAGARVAQSADLAKGEVLFQKCHACHATKQEGTTLGPSLAGLFGRAAGSQEQFRFSPAMRRSHLVWDDATLDRFLAEPQMLVPGNRMPFAGMPEKNDRDDLIAYLRKATTEQ